In Armatimonadota bacterium, a single window of DNA contains:
- the hisS gene encoding histidine--tRNA ligase, translated as MKAPRGMHDILPDETPRWQALEALIREFAARYGYREIRTPPVEHTEVFLRTAGETSDIVEHEMYTFTDRGGRSLTLRPEGTAGVVRAYLEHGMASWPQPVRLYYIAPMFRYDRPQKGRYRLHHQFGAEVLGSASPLADVEVLSLPIRLVQALGLTEVVVRLNSVGDPACRPAYVERLREYLRPHRDRLCDDCRRRLEVNPLRVLECRQAGCQAVARDAPRITDHLCPDCRAHFEQVKELFGLLQIPYVEDPFIVRGLDYYTRTAAEVHSGRLGGAQHQVLGGGRYDGLAQQLGGPPVPGVGFGLGLERLLLVLEAEGLEVPRAAAADGVDVYVAAVGDAAGREAFRLLDRLRTAGLRAMGDVGERGLRAQMKQADRVGARFAVILGDQELAERRAGVRDMRAGAQQDVPLDDLVAHLMAARQAP; from the coding sequence ATGAAAGCCCCCCGGGGCATGCACGACATCCTGCCCGACGAGACCCCCCGCTGGCAGGCGCTGGAAGCCCTCATCCGGGAGTTTGCGGCCCGCTATGGCTACCGGGAGATCCGCACCCCGCCGGTGGAACACACCGAGGTGTTCCTGCGGACCGCGGGGGAGACGTCGGACATCGTGGAGCACGAAATGTACACCTTCACCGACCGCGGCGGGCGCAGCCTCACCCTGCGGCCGGAGGGAACCGCCGGGGTGGTCCGCGCCTACCTGGAGCACGGGATGGCCTCCTGGCCCCAGCCTGTGCGCCTGTACTACATCGCGCCCATGTTCCGCTACGACCGGCCCCAGAAGGGCCGCTACCGGCTGCACCACCAGTTCGGCGCCGAGGTGCTGGGCTCGGCCTCGCCCCTGGCCGACGTCGAGGTCCTCAGCCTGCCCATCCGGCTGGTCCAGGCCCTCGGGCTGACCGAGGTGGTGGTCCGCCTGAACAGCGTCGGCGATCCGGCCTGCCGCCCTGCCTACGTGGAGCGGCTGCGCGAGTACCTCCGCCCGCACCGGGACCGCCTGTGCGACGACTGCCGGCGCCGCCTGGAGGTCAACCCCCTGCGGGTCCTGGAGTGCCGCCAGGCGGGCTGCCAGGCGGTGGCCCGCGACGCCCCCCGCATCACCGACCACCTCTGCCCTGACTGCCGCGCCCACTTCGAGCAGGTCAAGGAGCTGTTCGGCCTGCTGCAGATTCCCTACGTCGAAGATCCCTTCATCGTCCGGGGGCTGGACTACTACACCCGCACCGCCGCCGAGGTGCACTCGGGCCGTCTGGGAGGAGCCCAGCACCAGGTCCTGGGCGGGGGACGCTACGACGGGCTGGCCCAGCAGCTGGGCGGACCCCCGGTGCCGGGGGTGGGGTTCGGCCTGGGGCTGGAGCGGCTGCTGCTGGTCCTGGAAGCAGAGGGTCTGGAGGTCCCCCGCGCCGCCGCCGCGGACGGGGTGGACGTGTACGTGGCCGCGGTGGGCGACGCGGCCGGACGGGAAGCGTTCCGGCTGCTGGACCGGCTGCGCACGGCGGGGCTGCGGGCGATGGGCGATGTGGGGGAGAGGGGGCTGCGGGCTCAGATGAAACAGGCCGACCGGGTGGGCGCCCGGTTCGCCGTCATCCTGGGCGACCAGGAGCTGGCGGAGCGGCGCGCCGGCGTCCGCGACATGCGCGCCGGCGCCCAGCAGGACGTGCCCCTGGACGATCTGGTGGCCCACCTGATGGCCGCCCGGCAGGCGCCATGA